One Paraburkholderia kururiensis DNA window includes the following coding sequences:
- a CDS encoding response regulator: MSLPIVIADDSLLARKVLTKALPDDWDVDITYASNGREALAAYRAGKASVMFLDLTMPDMTGYQVLEALQHEDLNTFVIVVSADVQPMAQERVRTLGAAAFVAKPVTPEALLPILKEYGLYA, from the coding sequence ATGTCCCTTCCCATCGTGATCGCCGACGATTCGCTGCTTGCCCGCAAGGTGCTCACCAAGGCCTTGCCGGACGACTGGGACGTGGACATCACCTATGCGTCAAATGGTCGCGAGGCGCTTGCCGCGTACCGCGCCGGCAAGGCGTCGGTGATGTTTCTGGACCTCACGATGCCGGATATGACGGGCTATCAGGTTCTGGAGGCGCTTCAGCACGAGGATCTGAATACGTTTGTGATCGTCGTGTCCGCCGACGTCCAGCCGATGGCCCAGGAGCGTGTGCGCACGCTCGGCGCGGCTGCGTTCGTTGCGAAGCCGGTCACGCCCGAAGCGCTGTTGCCGATCCTGAAGGAGTACGGGTTGTATGCCTGA
- a CDS encoding sensor domain-containing diguanylate cyclase codes for MNAPVVTPSLSDLVVERVGFGIFVLDRDMNVLMWNRFMQDHSGLRPEQVIGRSIFSSFPELPRVWLTRKVESVFQLGSFAFSSWEQRPYLFKFDHDRPITGGVDYMQQDCTFMPLMREREVVAVCVTVSDVTHVSIVQREREEAVAKLQEYADRDGLTGIANRRCFEMRLRDEFSRWQRYGGDLSVLLFDLDHFKKINDQFGHMVGDTVLRVMAQRVAGVVRVQDTFGRFGGEEFALLLPCTPLEDAMRVAEKIRQTICDTPVDVQGDPVPVTASVGGAAARSGVSAYEALINEADAALYSAKRQGRNRSVAFT; via the coding sequence ATGAATGCGCCTGTCGTTACGCCGTCTTTGTCCGACCTCGTCGTCGAGCGGGTCGGCTTCGGCATTTTCGTGCTCGACCGCGACATGAACGTGCTGATGTGGAACCGGTTCATGCAGGACCACAGCGGCTTGCGGCCCGAGCAGGTGATCGGCCGCTCGATCTTCTCGAGCTTCCCCGAACTGCCGCGCGTGTGGCTCACGCGCAAGGTGGAAAGCGTCTTCCAGCTGGGCAGTTTCGCGTTCAGTTCGTGGGAGCAGCGGCCGTATCTTTTCAAGTTCGACCATGACCGGCCCATTACGGGCGGCGTGGACTACATGCAGCAGGACTGCACCTTCATGCCGCTCATGCGCGAGCGCGAGGTGGTGGCCGTCTGCGTGACCGTGTCGGACGTGACGCACGTGAGCATCGTGCAGCGCGAACGCGAAGAAGCCGTGGCCAAGCTCCAGGAATACGCTGACCGCGACGGGCTCACCGGCATCGCCAACCGGCGGTGCTTCGAAATGCGCCTGCGCGACGAGTTCTCGCGCTGGCAGCGCTACGGCGGCGACCTTTCGGTGCTGCTGTTCGATCTGGACCACTTCAAGAAGATCAACGACCAGTTCGGCCATATGGTGGGCGATACGGTGCTGCGCGTGATGGCGCAGCGGGTGGCGGGCGTCGTGCGCGTGCAGGATACGTTCGGACGCTTCGGCGGCGAGGAATTCGCGCTGCTGCTGCCGTGCACGCCGCTCGAGGACGCCATGCGCGTGGCGGAAAAGATTCGCCAGACGATCTGCGATACGCCTGTGGACGTGCAGGGCGACCCGGTGCCCGTGACGGCGAGCGTGGGCGGCGCGGCGGCGCGCAGCGGCGTGTCGGCATATGAAGCGCTGATCAACGAGGCCGACGCCGCGCTGTACAGCGCGAAGCGCCAGGGCCGCAACCGGTCGGTGGCGTTCACCTGA
- a CDS encoding chemotaxis protein CheC, translating to MPEPVLTEDQRDALQEVANLAMGQAATRLAVLLDTFIELSVPRVRVVDVSEAAEALREMTGIEDAVTAVRQGFRSEIRGEALVICRSGEVSDLCSLVQDPYAKSAYEATSEEELVFDVANVLTGACVSSILDQLGRQPVFSPPGLLGESISLEEVFQPNVLAWEVALLIEVNFALEDQRFRAHLVMLMAEESIRHMSEALDALLSSL from the coding sequence ATGCCTGAGCCAGTCCTCACCGAAGACCAGCGCGACGCGCTGCAGGAGGTCGCCAATCTGGCGATGGGGCAGGCCGCGACCCGGCTCGCGGTACTGCTCGACACGTTCATCGAGCTTTCGGTGCCGCGCGTGCGCGTGGTCGACGTAAGCGAAGCGGCCGAGGCGCTGCGCGAAATGACGGGTATAGAAGATGCGGTGACCGCAGTGCGCCAGGGCTTCCGCTCGGAGATTCGCGGCGAAGCGCTCGTGATCTGCCGCAGCGGCGAAGTGAGCGACCTGTGCTCGCTGGTTCAGGACCCGTACGCGAAGTCCGCCTACGAGGCGACGAGCGAAGAAGAACTGGTGTTCGACGTGGCCAACGTGCTGACGGGTGCGTGCGTGTCGTCGATCCTCGATCAGCTCGGACGCCAGCCCGTGTTTTCGCCGCCCGGACTGCTCGGCGAGTCGATCTCGCTCGAAGAAGTCTTCCAGCCGAACGTGCTCGCGTGGGAAGTGGCGCTGCTCATCGAGGTCAACTTCGCGCTCGAAGACCAGCGTTTCCGCGCGCATCTTGTCATGCTGATGGCCGAGGAATCGATTCGCCACATGAGCGAAGCGCTCGATGCCCTGCTTTCCAGCTTATGA
- a CDS encoding cupin domain-containing protein, translating to MTPTDHHAPAETAYAPINLAARLALIHDQWQQRVVAEMNDYQFKLVKIQGDFLWHDHPDTDETFIVLEGTLRIDFRDGCVHVGAGEMFVVPKGTEHKPFAEGEVQMMLIEPRGVLNTGRETNERTARNDVWI from the coding sequence ATGACACCCACCGACCATCACGCCCCAGCTGAAACGGCGTACGCGCCCATCAATCTGGCGGCCAGGCTCGCACTCATCCACGACCAGTGGCAGCAGCGCGTAGTCGCCGAAATGAACGACTACCAGTTCAAGCTCGTGAAGATCCAGGGCGACTTCCTCTGGCACGACCATCCCGATACCGACGAGACCTTCATCGTGCTCGAAGGCACGCTGCGCATCGATTTCCGCGACGGCTGCGTCCATGTCGGCGCGGGCGAGATGTTCGTGGTGCCGAAGGGCACAGAGCACAAGCCGTTCGCCGAGGGCGAAGTCCAGATGATGCTGATCGAGCCGCGCGGTGTGCTCAACACCGGCCGCGAGACTAACGAACGCACGGCGAGGAACGACGTATGGATCTGA
- the shc gene encoding squalene--hopene cyclase yields MNDLTQALPMDDSAADAATLPAGDAANEAANDAVNDARALPLEAHAPALASLDASVARATDAILAAQKPDGHWVYELEADATIPAEYVLLVHYLGETADVELERKIGRYLRRIQLADGGWPLFTDGAMDVSASVKAYFALKMIGDAEDAEHMVRARNAILAAGGAEAVNVFTRILLALYGVITWYAVPMMPVEITLLPKWFPFHLSKVSYWARTVIVPLLVLNAKRPRARNPRGVRIDELFRGAAVTTGLLPRAPHQNEGWFAFFRAVDGILRTVDPLFPGYLRQRAIDAAVAFVDERLNGEDGLGAIFPAMANAVMMYDVLGYPADHPNRAIARRSIDKLLVIHEDEDEAYCQPCLSPVWDTSLVAHALLETGDAQARQAALRGLEWLRPLQVLDVRGDWISRRPDVRPGGWAFQYANAYYPDVDDTAVVVMAMHRAAGLTQSDVDSEAIARAREWIVGMQSSDGGWGAFEPENTQYYLNNIPFSDHGALLDPPTADVSGRCLSMLAQLGEMPGTSEPSRRAYDYLLKEQESDGSWYGRWGMNYIYGTWTALCALNAAGLSHSDPHMTRAVQWLVSIQNDDGGWGEGGESYKLDYRGYERAPSTASQTAWAVLGLMAAGAVDHPAVARGIAYLQANQQEHGLWDETRFTATGFPRVFYLRYHGYRKFFPLWALARYRNLKRDGVARVAVGM; encoded by the coding sequence ATGAACGATTTGACCCAAGCCTTGCCAATGGACGACTCCGCAGCGGATGCCGCGACCTTGCCGGCAGGTGACGCTGCAAACGAAGCGGCGAACGACGCGGTGAACGACGCCCGCGCGCTGCCGCTTGAAGCCCACGCGCCCGCGCTGGCGTCGCTCGATGCGAGCGTGGCGCGCGCCACCGACGCGATCCTTGCCGCCCAGAAGCCCGACGGCCATTGGGTCTACGAACTCGAAGCCGACGCCACGATCCCCGCCGAATACGTGCTGCTCGTGCACTACCTGGGCGAGACGGCCGACGTCGAACTGGAGCGCAAGATCGGCCGCTACCTGCGCCGCATCCAGCTGGCCGATGGCGGTTGGCCGCTTTTCACCGACGGCGCAATGGACGTGAGCGCCAGCGTGAAGGCGTACTTCGCGCTGAAGATGATCGGCGACGCCGAAGACGCCGAGCACATGGTCCGCGCGCGCAACGCGATTCTGGCGGCGGGCGGCGCGGAAGCCGTGAACGTGTTCACGCGCATCCTGCTCGCGCTCTACGGCGTCATCACCTGGTACGCGGTGCCGATGATGCCGGTCGAGATTACGCTGTTGCCCAAGTGGTTTCCGTTCCATCTTTCGAAGGTGTCGTACTGGGCACGCACGGTCATCGTGCCGCTGCTCGTGCTCAACGCGAAGCGGCCGCGCGCGCGTAATCCGCGCGGCGTGCGTATCGACGAACTGTTCCGCGGCGCGGCCGTCACCACGGGCCTGTTGCCGCGTGCGCCGCACCAGAACGAAGGCTGGTTCGCGTTCTTCCGCGCCGTGGACGGCATTCTGCGCACCGTCGATCCGCTCTTTCCGGGCTATCTGCGCCAGCGCGCCATCGACGCCGCCGTCGCCTTCGTCGACGAGCGCCTGAACGGCGAAGACGGCCTGGGCGCGATCTTCCCCGCCATGGCCAACGCCGTGATGATGTACGACGTGCTCGGCTATCCCGCGGATCACCCGAACCGCGCGATTGCCCGCCGCTCCATCGACAAGCTGCTCGTCATTCACGAGGACGAAGACGAGGCGTATTGCCAGCCGTGTCTTTCGCCGGTGTGGGACACGTCGCTCGTGGCGCACGCGCTGCTGGAGACCGGCGACGCGCAGGCCCGGCAAGCGGCGCTGCGCGGCCTGGAATGGCTGCGCCCGCTGCAGGTGCTCGACGTGCGCGGCGACTGGATCTCGCGCCGCCCCGACGTGCGGCCCGGCGGCTGGGCGTTCCAGTACGCGAACGCGTATTACCCCGACGTGGACGACACCGCCGTGGTGGTGATGGCCATGCATCGCGCGGCGGGACTCACGCAGTCGGACGTCGATAGCGAAGCCATTGCGCGTGCGCGCGAATGGATTGTCGGCATGCAGAGCAGCGACGGCGGCTGGGGTGCGTTCGAGCCCGAAAACACACAGTACTACCTCAACAACATCCCGTTCTCCGACCACGGCGCGCTGCTCGATCCGCCCACTGCGGACGTGTCCGGCCGTTGCCTTTCGATGCTCGCGCAGCTGGGCGAGATGCCGGGCACGAGCGAGCCGTCGCGTCGCGCCTACGACTATCTGCTGAAAGAGCAGGAATCGGACGGCAGCTGGTACGGCCGCTGGGGTATGAACTACATCTACGGCACGTGGACAGCGCTGTGCGCGCTGAACGCGGCCGGCCTGTCGCACAGCGACCCGCACATGACGCGCGCCGTGCAGTGGCTCGTCTCGATTCAGAACGACGACGGCGGCTGGGGCGAGGGCGGCGAGAGCTACAAGCTCGACTACCGCGGCTACGAGCGCGCGCCGAGCACGGCCTCGCAGACCGCCTGGGCGGTGCTCGGCCTGATGGCCGCCGGCGCGGTGGATCATCCCGCCGTTGCGCGCGGCATCGCGTACCTTCAGGCGAACCAGCAGGAACATGGGCTGTGGGACGAAACGCGCTTCACGGCGACGGGCTTTCCGCGCGTGTTCTATCTGCGCTACCACGGCTATCGCAAGTTCTTCCCGCTGTGGGCGCTTGCCCGCTATCGCAATCTCAAGCGCGACGGCGTCGCGCGCGTCGCGGTCGGAATGTGA
- the hpnD gene encoding presqualene diphosphate synthase HpnD, translated as MAVSNLVVDDTATDAAAMSSGSSFYLAMRILPAAQRDAMYQVYAFCRAVDDIADGDRPRAERAAALEAWRADIDACYAGTPRASLAALTRHIHTFGLKREDFHAMIDGMAMDAAADICAPDEATLDLYCDRVASAAGRLSVRIFGMEEEPGRQLAHHLGRALQLTNILRDIDEDAAIHRCYLPRELLAREGIAVSSPAAIVDDPSLPRVCMTLAERAKEHFAAADAIMDTAPRAQVKAPRIMSGVYRCLLDRTLDRGFDIPRTRVKKPRARLLWIVARYALF; from the coding sequence TTGGCCGTTTCCAATCTCGTCGTGGACGATACAGCAACCGATGCCGCTGCCATGTCGTCCGGCAGCTCGTTCTATCTGGCAATGCGCATCCTGCCTGCGGCACAGCGCGATGCCATGTACCAGGTCTACGCGTTCTGCCGCGCCGTCGACGACATCGCCGACGGCGACCGCCCGCGCGCCGAACGCGCCGCCGCGCTCGAAGCGTGGCGCGCCGACATCGACGCCTGCTACGCCGGCACGCCGCGCGCCTCGCTCGCGGCGCTGACGCGGCACATCCATACCTTCGGACTCAAGCGCGAAGACTTCCACGCGATGATCGACGGCATGGCCATGGACGCCGCTGCCGACATCTGTGCCCCCGACGAAGCCACGCTCGACCTGTACTGCGATCGCGTCGCGAGCGCGGCCGGCCGGTTATCGGTGAGGATTTTCGGGATGGAGGAAGAGCCGGGGCGCCAGCTCGCACATCACCTCGGCCGTGCGCTGCAACTCACGAACATCCTGCGCGACATCGACGAAGACGCGGCCATCCACCGCTGCTATCTGCCGCGCGAATTGCTCGCGCGCGAAGGCATCGCCGTGAGCAGCCCGGCCGCCATCGTGGACGACCCGTCGCTGCCGCGCGTCTGCATGACGCTCGCCGAGCGCGCGAAGGAGCACTTCGCCGCTGCCGACGCGATCATGGACACCGCGCCGCGCGCCCAGGTGAAGGCGCCGCGCATCATGTCGGGCGTCTACCGTTGCCTGCTGGATCGCACGCTGGATCGCGGCTTCGACATTCCGCGCACGCGGGTCAAGAAGCCGCGGGCGCGGCTCTTGTGGATCGTGGCGCGCTACGCATTGTTCTGA
- a CDS encoding VacJ family lipoprotein — protein MKKRNAALVLATVGATALTSGCATGPERKPGDPLEPMNRAIFKFNDTVDQAIAVPIAKGYQKVTPQPFRTAVSNFFSNLGDISNFANDLLQLKITDATEDLMRVAFNSTFGLGGLLDWATPAGLPKHKQDFGLTLGRWGIPSGPYLVLPIFGPSSFRDSVGLAVDVRFNPMNYMEPAVRNPMYGAQFVSVRSDLLGASNLLEQAALDKYSFVRDAYTQQRKSLLKSSSAPPALPDYGDPGASDDGDTGNAGGAPAAGGAAGAAGTAAASGAAADTTPATGAAGNAAAAGAAGAPGAGVSGKAGTAAPAKAASGPNETAAPAAASDGAATPASAPAAQ, from the coding sequence ATGAAGAAGCGAAACGCCGCACTGGTGCTTGCAACCGTAGGCGCGACCGCCCTGACGTCCGGCTGCGCAACCGGCCCGGAGCGCAAACCCGGCGACCCGCTGGAGCCGATGAACCGCGCCATCTTCAAGTTCAACGACACGGTGGACCAGGCCATCGCGGTGCCCATCGCGAAGGGCTACCAGAAGGTGACGCCGCAGCCGTTTCGCACGGCGGTGAGCAACTTCTTTTCGAACCTCGGCGACATCAGCAACTTCGCCAACGACCTGCTGCAGCTGAAGATCACGGACGCCACCGAAGACCTCATGCGCGTGGCGTTCAACTCCACCTTCGGCCTGGGCGGCCTGCTCGACTGGGCGACACCTGCCGGCCTGCCCAAACACAAACAGGACTTCGGGCTCACGCTCGGCCGCTGGGGCATTCCGTCGGGGCCGTACCTGGTGCTGCCTATCTTCGGTCCAAGCTCGTTCCGCGACAGCGTGGGCCTTGCCGTGGACGTGCGCTTCAATCCGATGAACTACATGGAGCCGGCGGTACGCAATCCGATGTATGGCGCGCAGTTCGTGAGCGTGCGCTCCGACCTGCTGGGCGCGTCGAACCTGCTGGAACAGGCGGCGCTCGACAAGTACTCGTTCGTGCGCGACGCCTATACGCAGCAGCGCAAGTCGCTTTTGAAAAGCTCCTCGGCGCCGCCTGCGTTGCCGGATTACGGCGACCCGGGAGCGTCGGATGATGGCGACACGGGCAATGCCGGCGGCGCGCCTGCTGCGGGCGGTGCGGCGGGGGCGGCCGGTACTGCTGCGGCTAGCGGCGCGGCGGCGGACACCACGCCGGCAACCGGTGCGGCGGGTAACGCCGCGGCAGCGGGCGCCGCTGGCGCGCCGGGAGCAGGCGTAAGCGGCAAGGCCGGAACGGCCGCGCCGGCCAAGGCCGCGTCCGGGCCCAATGAGACTGCGGCGCCGGCTGCGGCGTCCGATGGTGCCGCTACGCCTGCCAGCGCGCCTGCGGCGCAGTAA
- the hpnE gene encoding hydroxysqualene dehydroxylase HpnE has translation MPRLVHVIGAGLAGLAAAVQLQRRGARVVLHEAAAQAGGRCRSYYDEALGATIDNGNHIVLSGNHATLNYARVIGSSDELEGPHRPEFAFVDVAAGTRWTAQFSSGWLARWIFNAEARVPGARPLDFVQLVPLLLAKPGRTVAQTLRGEGAFWTRLVEPLLRAMLNAEPRDATAQLAGALVRETFAAGGAACRPLVARDGLASAFVDPALRLLQHGGAVIRLGSRLQSMAFDERPATASGMAAARVSALNFGEEIISLGETDAAILAVPPDAARALVPGIQTPQRSSAVVSAHFAVEPPFGTPAATSLLNGTAQWMVASDGRLSATVYAADRLLAMPREALARAIWADVAQAASLPAEPMPAWQIVTEAHATFAARPDEETRRPGTRTRWNNLMLAGDWTATGLPPTIEGAIRSGQKAADLLLDVPIAPMERR, from the coding sequence ATGCCGAGGCTTGTCCACGTGATCGGCGCGGGCCTGGCCGGTCTGGCCGCTGCGGTCCAGTTGCAGCGGCGTGGCGCGCGGGTGGTGCTGCACGAAGCGGCGGCGCAGGCGGGTGGCCGCTGTCGCTCGTATTACGACGAAGCGCTCGGCGCGACCATCGACAACGGCAATCACATCGTGCTGTCCGGCAATCACGCCACGCTGAACTACGCGCGCGTGATCGGCTCGAGCGACGAACTGGAAGGGCCGCACCGTCCCGAATTCGCGTTCGTGGACGTCGCGGCGGGCACGCGCTGGACGGCGCAGTTTTCGTCAGGCTGGCTGGCCCGCTGGATCTTCAATGCCGAGGCGCGCGTGCCGGGCGCGCGTCCGCTGGATTTCGTGCAGCTCGTGCCGCTGCTGCTCGCGAAGCCGGGCCGCACGGTGGCGCAGACGCTGCGTGGCGAAGGCGCGTTCTGGACGCGCCTCGTCGAACCGCTGCTCCGCGCCATGCTCAATGCCGAGCCGCGCGACGCAACGGCGCAGCTCGCAGGCGCACTCGTGAGGGAAACCTTTGCGGCGGGCGGCGCGGCGTGCCGGCCGCTCGTGGCGCGCGACGGACTGGCGAGCGCGTTCGTCGATCCGGCGCTGCGGCTGTTGCAGCACGGCGGCGCGGTGATCCGGCTCGGCTCGCGGCTGCAATCGATGGCATTCGACGAGCGCCCGGCCACGGCAAGCGGCATGGCTGCCGCGCGCGTGAGCGCGCTGAATTTCGGCGAGGAGATCATCTCGCTCGGCGAAACGGATGCCGCCATCCTCGCCGTCCCGCCGGATGCGGCTCGCGCGCTGGTGCCCGGTATTCAGACGCCGCAGCGGTCCAGCGCCGTGGTGAGCGCGCATTTCGCCGTGGAGCCGCCGTTCGGCACGCCCGCGGCCACGAGTTTGCTGAACGGCACGGCGCAATGGATGGTGGCCTCCGACGGCCGGCTCTCCGCGACCGTCTACGCCGCGGACCGCTTGCTCGCGATGCCGCGCGAGGCGCTGGCGCGGGCGATCTGGGCGGACGTGGCGCAAGCCGCGTCGCTGCCCGCGGAGCCCATGCCGGCCTGGCAGATCGTGACGGAAGCCCACGCCACCTTTGCCGCCCGGCCGGACGAAGAGACGCGCCGGCCCGGCACGCGCACACGCTGGAACAACCTGATGCTGGCGGGCGACTGGACGGCCACCGGTCTGCCCCCAACGATTGAAGGAGCGATCCGCTCGGGCCAGAAGGCCGCGGACCTCCTGCTTGACGTACCGATTGCACCGATGGAGCGCCGATGA
- a CDS encoding DUF2000 family protein — protein MDLTNEDARANPAPASAAGASAVEAVQARPVFDTKIAVILRDDLPVWKKLNVTAFIVSGIAATVEGVVGPRYVDGSGKSYLPMFRQPVLVYSASDEELRRAFKRVSERELDMSIFTEDLFDTGHDDDNRAAVAAVPTDELRLVGIALRGEKGRVDKALKGLRLHG, from the coding sequence ATGGATCTGACGAACGAGGATGCGCGCGCCAATCCCGCTCCGGCTTCTGCTGCGGGCGCGTCGGCAGTGGAAGCCGTGCAGGCACGGCCCGTTTTCGATACCAAGATTGCGGTGATCCTGCGGGACGACCTGCCCGTCTGGAAGAAGCTGAACGTCACGGCGTTCATCGTGAGCGGCATTGCGGCGACTGTCGAAGGCGTGGTGGGGCCGCGTTACGTGGATGGGTCGGGCAAGTCGTATCTGCCGATGTTCCGGCAGCCGGTGCTCGTCTATTCCGCTAGCGACGAAGAACTGCGCCGCGCATTCAAGCGGGTGTCCGAACGCGAACTGGACATGTCGATCTTCACGGAAGACCTGTTCGATACCGGCCACGACGACGACAACCGCGCCGCCGTGGCAGCAGTGCCGACCGATGAACTGAGGCTGGTCGGCATCGCCCTGCGCGGCGAGAAAGGACGCGTGGACAAGGCGCTCAAGGGTTTGCGGCTACACGGCTAG
- a CDS encoding acyl-CoA thioesterase, whose protein sequence is MNFHTRKWVKPEDLNPNGTLFGGSLLRWIDEEAAIYAICQLDNQRVVTKFMSEINFVSSARQGDIIELGMTATHFGRTSITLRCEVRNKITRKSILTIEKMVFVNLDEQGNPAPHGRERIRYADEAFARHLERSQTAARAVAAAPGALLEGGEEADHEPEEQAAH, encoded by the coding sequence ATGAATTTCCACACCCGCAAATGGGTCAAGCCCGAAGACCTGAACCCCAACGGCACGCTGTTCGGCGGTAGCCTGCTGCGCTGGATCGACGAAGAAGCCGCGATTTACGCGATTTGCCAGCTCGACAACCAGCGCGTCGTGACGAAGTTCATGTCGGAAATCAATTTCGTCAGTTCGGCGCGCCAGGGCGACATCATCGAACTGGGCATGACGGCGACGCATTTCGGGCGCACGTCCATCACGCTGCGCTGCGAAGTGCGCAACAAGATCACGCGCAAGAGCATCTTGACCATCGAGAAGATGGTGTTCGTCAATCTCGACGAGCAGGGCAACCCGGCGCCGCACGGACGCGAGCGCATCCGTTACGCCGACGAAGCGTTCGCGCGCCATCTCGAACGCTCGCAGACTGCGGCCCGTGCCGTGGCGGCGGCGCCCGGCGCATTGCTGGAAGGCGGCGAAGAGGCGGACCACGAACCGGAAGAGCAAGCGGCGCACTAA
- a CDS encoding AraC family transcriptional regulator translates to MKAAGEGAEIAVGTEARAQPQVPPQLPHTDWIHRAHQGDIERIEAFFHAHAYDMHRHDTYAIGRTLSGVQSFHYRRHFVHSQPGRTIVIHPDEPHDGEAGSEHGFRYRMVYVEPALLQQALGGRPLPFVEGGISDDPRLYAATDVLLRGMDCPLDPLERDDAILDLALALDAVSGARRLRQAADYHAARRAREYLHDALDCAVSLDDLAAATGRDRWSLSRDFRAFFGTSPYRYLTMRRLDRVRQLMVLGRPLAESAAAAGFADQSHMTRHFTKTYGLSPSRWLKTLAGMGR, encoded by the coding sequence ATGAAGGCAGCAGGAGAAGGGGCCGAAATCGCAGTCGGGACCGAGGCGCGCGCCCAGCCGCAAGTGCCGCCGCAACTGCCTCATACCGACTGGATCCACCGCGCGCACCAGGGCGACATCGAGCGCATCGAGGCCTTCTTTCACGCGCACGCCTACGACATGCACCGGCACGACACCTACGCGATAGGTCGCACGCTCTCGGGTGTCCAGTCGTTCCACTATCGGCGCCATTTCGTGCACAGCCAGCCGGGCCGCACGATCGTGATTCACCCCGACGAACCGCATGACGGCGAGGCCGGCTCCGAGCACGGCTTCCGCTATCGCATGGTCTACGTCGAGCCGGCGCTGCTTCAGCAGGCGCTGGGCGGCCGGCCGCTGCCGTTCGTCGAGGGCGGCATTTCCGACGATCCGCGCCTGTATGCCGCCACCGACGTGCTCTTGCGCGGCATGGACTGCCCGCTCGATCCGCTCGAGCGTGACGACGCCATTCTCGATCTGGCACTGGCGCTGGACGCCGTTTCCGGCGCCCGTCGCCTGCGCCAGGCGGCGGACTATCATGCGGCGCGGCGGGCTCGCGAATATCTGCACGATGCGCTCGACTGCGCGGTGAGCCTCGACGATCTGGCCGCCGCCACGGGCCGCGACCGCTGGAGCCTGTCGCGCGATTTCCGCGCATTCTTCGGTACGAGCCCGTACCGCTATCTGACGATGCGCCGGCTCGACCGCGTGCGGCAGCTAATGGTGCTGGGCCGTCCGCTCGCCGAGTCGGCCGCAGCCGCAGGCTTCGCCGACCAGAGCCACATGACGCGCCACTTCACGAAGACGTATGGCCTGTCCCCGTCACGCTGGCTGAAGACGCTCGCCGGCATGGGGCGCTGA
- a CDS encoding phosphorylase, with amino-acid sequence MRAPTVAVSGDAAGLPVIVVAGMAFEAQIARGEGVEAVYAARADLLQRALRDAMQRGCAGILSFGTAGGLAPELTPGTIVVADAVDGPLGRVMTDTAWTQRLAAALAASPLAARLRRGIQAAVSAPLTTAGDKQALYRSTGALAVDMESHIAGAVAAAQGVPFAVCRAVVDPAWRSLPPAAMAGLRDDGSTAVLPVLRELARRPAQLGALLQVAADARAARVSLVRARQTLERARALWPVSVGSVR; translated from the coding sequence ATGCGGGCGCCAACGGTTGCCGTGTCCGGGGACGCGGCGGGCCTGCCCGTCATCGTCGTGGCCGGCATGGCGTTCGAAGCGCAGATCGCGCGCGGCGAAGGTGTGGAGGCCGTCTACGCGGCGCGCGCCGATCTGCTCCAGCGCGCTCTGCGGGACGCGATGCAGCGCGGCTGCGCGGGCATTCTGAGTTTCGGCACGGCGGGCGGACTCGCGCCCGAACTTACGCCTGGCACGATCGTCGTGGCGGATGCGGTGGATGGCCCGCTCGGCCGCGTCATGACGGACACCGCGTGGACTCAGCGGCTCGCGGCGGCATTGGCGGCCTCGCCGCTGGCAGCACGACTGCGGCGCGGCATCCAGGCCGCCGTGTCGGCGCCGCTGACGACGGCGGGGGACAAGCAGGCTCTCTACCGGTCCACGGGCGCGCTCGCGGTGGACATGGAATCGCACATCGCAGGCGCCGTTGCTGCGGCGCAGGGCGTGCCGTTCGCGGTATGCCGCGCGGTGGTGGACCCGGCGTGGCGCTCGCTGCCCCCGGCCGCCATGGCGGGACTGCGTGACGACGGCAGCACGGCGGTGCTGCCTGTGCTGCGTGAACTGGCCCGGCGGCCGGCGCAGCTCGGCGCGCTCTTGCAAGTAGCCGCCGACGCCCGCGCCGCACGCGTCTCCCTCGTGCGGGCACGGCAGACGCTCGAACGGGCTCGGGCGCTGTGGCCGGTGTCGGTGGGTAGCGTCCGCTGA